One Cololabis saira isolate AMF1-May2022 chromosome 18, fColSai1.1, whole genome shotgun sequence genomic region harbors:
- the serpina10a gene encoding serpin peptidase inhibitor, clade A (alpha-1 antiproteinase, antitrypsin), member 10a, translating into MSPPVPVSLVLLLLLTRAGTSDPAVQDLTSRNADFGTRLYRAVAGRTDDNVFLSPFTLSGGLLALLTAAGGLTQEQLLQGLTLTGQDPQALPDLFQTLRNLVLQADPPLNLKQGVAIFPPHDFQMSAPYLDVVRTKFGGKAQSLAYTTPYEAADTINRWAQEQTGDQVQELVSSLDPQTQLLVATVASYQTRFNPPFNSSSTQDERFYVDKYHVAMVPMMFRADKYFLAYDRSVKAGVLKLPMTDGAAMLAVLPDEDVDVTAVEEEVTSEKIKTWIRQLKKTNLEVQLPRFTLERSYSLRDALQSLDITQVFQDDPDFSNMGGTNGPKLTQVYHKCVIAADESSGAISSGGGVNTSSSPPPRLTFNRPFLVIIYQETSGTLLFMGRVANPTQK; encoded by the exons ATGTCTCCACCTGTCCCCGTCTCCCTGGTCCTGCTCCTCCTGCTGACCCGGGCTGGGACCAGCGACCCCGCGGTGCAGGACCTGACCAGCAGGAACGCAGACTTCGGTACCCGGCTGTACCGAGCCGTGGCCGGCCGGACCGACGACAACGTGTTCCTCTCTCCGTTCACGCTGTCCGGCGGGCTGCTAGCGCTGCTGACCGCCGCCGGCGGGCTAACGcaggagcagctgctgcagggacTCACGCTGACCGGACAGGACCCGCAGGCCCTCCCAG ATTTGTTCCAGACTCTCAggaacctggtcctgcaggcggACCCCCCCCTGAACCTCAAGCAGGGCGTGGCCATCTTCCCTCCACATGACTTCCAGATGTCTGCACCGTACCTGGATGTGGTCCGGACCAAGTTCGGGGGCAAGGCCCAGAGTCTGGCCTACACAACCCCGTACGAAGCTGCCGACACCATCAACCGCTGGGCCCAGGAGCAGACCGGAGACCAGGTCCAGGAGCTCGTGTCCTCCCTGGACCCCCAAACCCAGCTGCTTGTTGCCACCGTCGCGTCTTACCAGA CTCGGTTCAACCCACCCTTCAACTCGTCGTCCACCCAGGATGAGCGCTTCTATGTGGACAAGTATCACGTCGCCATGGTTCCCATGATGTTCCGGGCCGATAAGTACTTCCTGGCCTACGACCGGTCGGTGAAGGCTGGCGTGCTGAAGCTGCCCATGACGGATGGGGCAGCCATGTTGGCGGTACTGCCTGATGAAGACGTGGATGTCacggctgtggaggaagaggtgACATCTGAGAAGATCAAGACCTGGATCAGACAGCTGAAGAAGAC GAAcctggaggtgcagcttcctCGCTTCACCTTGGAGCGCTCTTACTCTCTCAGAGACGCCCTCCAGAGTCTGGACATCACTCAGGTGTTTCAGGACGACCCTGACTTCAGCAACATGGGCGGAACTAATGGACCCAAACTCACACAG GTTTATCACAAATGTGTCATCGCCGCTGACGAGAGCAGCGGCGCCATCAGCTCAGGAGGCGGAGTTAACACATCGTCATCACCTCCACCAAGACTGACCTTCAACAGACCCTTCCTCGTCATCATCTACCAGGAGACCAGCGGCACGCTGCTCTTCATGGGCCGagtcgccaaccccacccagaaATAA
- the xrcc3 gene encoding DNA repair protein XRCC3: MMWEQLELRPSIVAAARRAKLSSVQDVLCVSETELQRLTGLASPEVQQLLSAAAHACRGRPPVTALQVQRGECPGLGSVLRLSVGCPVLDRLLRGGLPVGGVTELSGESGAGKTQLALQLCLSVQYPAQHGGLGAGALYICTEDSFPIKRLQQLISEQPLLRPDVPPSVLGALRFSDHVYVEHTADLDSLHVCLHSRAPLLLARGLVRLVVVDSVAALFRCEFQADDWLERNRQLISFSSTVHRLSHEFTAPVLCINQVTSVFGQSGDSFGPSSSSVAPALGLAWANQVMVRLMMRRLQGTVSRGDQSSTLRRLEVVFAPHLARDGRDAAVWKEGVRGVEEAEGLRTPNSTEAQQSMATPPSVMSPCAAEPNGSLNACGQSVS, translated from the exons ATGATGTGGGAGCAGCTGGAGCTGCGGCCGAGCATCGTGGCCGCGGCCAGGAGAG CCAAGCTGTCCTCCGTCCAGGACGTGCTGTGTGTCTCCGAGACCGAGCTCCAGAGACTGACGGGTCTGGCCAGCCCAGAGGTGCAGCAGCTGCTGTCTGCCGCCGCCCACGCCTGCAGGGGGCGCCCTCCAGTCACAG CCCTACAGGTGCAGCGGGGCGAGTGTCCCGGCCTCGGGTCCGTCCTCAGACTCAGCGTGGGCTGTCCGGTGCTGGACCGGCTGCTGAGGGGGGGTCTCCCTGTGGGGGGGGTCACCGAGCTGTCGGGGGAGAGTGGAGCAGGGAAGACCCAGCTGGCCCTGCAGCTCTGCCTGTCTGTGCAGTACCCGGCACAGCACGGAGGCCTGGGAGCAG GAGCGCTGTACATCTGCACCGAGGACTCGTTCCCCATCAAACGTCTGCAGCAGCTGATCTCGGAGCAGCCGCTCCTGCGTCCTGACGTCCCCCCGTCTGTGCTCGGGGCCCTGCGCTTCAGCGACCACGTCTACGTGGAACACACCGCCGACCTG GACTCCCTCCATGTCTGTCTGCACAGCCGCGCCCCCCTGCTGCTGGCGCGGGGCCTGGTCcggctggtggtggtggactCGGTGGCCGCGCTTTTCCGCTGCGAGTTCCAGGCAGACGATTGGCTGGAAAGGAACAGACAGCTGATCTCCTTCTCGTCCACAGTGCACCGCCTGAGCCACGAGTTCACCGCACCTGTCCTCTGCATCAACCAG GTCACCAGTGTTTTCGGCCAGTCAGGCGACAGCTTCGG GCCGTCGTCGTCCTCCGTGGCCCCTGCGTTGGGTTTGGCGTGGGCCAATCAGGTCATGGTTCGGCTGATGATGCGGCGTCTCCAGGGGACGGTCTCCCGTGGCGACCAGAGCAGCACTCTGCGCAGGTTGGAGGTGGTGTTCGCTCCTCATTTGGCCCGCGATGGTCGGGACGCAGCCGTGTGGAAGGAGGGTGTCCGTGGAGTGGAAGAGGCCGAGGGCCTGCGGACCCCCAACTCTACCGAGGCACAACAGTCCATGGCCACGCCCCCATCGGTGATGTCACCATGTGCTGCTGAGCCTAATGGAAGCCTGAATGCATGTGGACAGTCCGTTTCTTAG